In the genome of Impatiens glandulifera chromosome 6, dImpGla2.1, whole genome shotgun sequence, the window ATCATTTCGAACGGAAGATAAACGAAGGAAATAAAAAAGACTTACCATTTCGATCGATCGGAAGAGAAAAAGTCGATGAACGTTTCAGTAAGATCGGTAGTGGATTGGGTTTTGGGAAAATGAAACGAAAGATAAAGAGAGAGATGTCGTGAGGGTTTTGGTTTTGGGGAAAAATGAAACGTTTCATAAACGGAAGAAGTCTTACCATTTCGATTGATCGGAAAAGAAGtagatgaaaatgaaagaagagaatcGCCGGTGAGTTtaggaaaatgaaataaaaaagaaagagagaataaaacaaaagagagagaaaaaatatagttttggTTTTCGGGGAAAATAgaaagtttcaatttaattatttttttactctcTCTCGGATTCGTGGCTTATTAGTTTTTGTAGAAATttcgttgagaatatcatttctGAAACGTATATCTGGTAAATCGTGTTAATGAGTAGTGAGTGAGCAGAggacaaacaaatattttaccgAACAAAAATCTGAATTTTGCAAGGTTCATGAAGAGTAGTCCATTTTTTGAATTAGACCGTACttggtcatttcgtcaaatttccctggCAAGTGCAAGTAAAagtttaaattgatatttgtagGTGAAAAAAACTCTTCTTCTCGCAATCGTCACATCGGATGAGTTTGCGTGCTTCTCTTCCGCGCACCTCAGGCACGCCGCCGTTTGCCGGTTcacagcagcagcagcagcagcatcGATCGAGGCGATTATCTTTTGGAAGTGTCTCTTTTGCCACTACGTTTGCGAAGCCTCACTTTTTGCACCGTTATCTACCGAATAACTCCGATCATCATCTCCGGCGGTCCTCTGCGATCTTCATGTCATCCGAAGACGGAAAACACATCTCTTCCCAACCATTTGAGCTCCAAAATGAGTTCGATTTCGAGAAAATCGTTGATTCCAATGGTTATCTCTCCATATGCGGTTTTGGTTCTCTACTGTCTGGTACGTAAGTTTGcacttttttattatcttataccGAGATATATTAGTTTGCTTGTTTATATATTCACTTATACGGTTTGACAATGCATTCTTGGATTAGAGCGCAGTGCGAGAAGTACATTTCCAGATTTGATCAATTTTAGAGTTGCTAGATTGAGCGGATTCAGACGTGTTTTTGCCCATGTAGCTCCAATTTTCTTTGAACGTGGCATCGCAATTCCTGAAACGAAGGTTGCGTACCAGAACTAATCGTTTCTTCAAGAGTAAAATAGATGTAGAAAAATAAAGTGTTATCAGTAGTTGTATTgcttttaaatttgaatataagcTGCTTCAAATTCTTAAGAACTAGATATATAGTGGCCAATTGGATCATTTACTTGATCACGCATTTCAGGTTTCAGCAAGATGTGGAACTAGTTGGAATTGAGTGAGTTAACAATGATCCTGAAAGCTTTTTCTTTTTTGTCAGGAAATATCGAGCTTAAGTGTTGAGCAATGTGATGGTGAGACTCTGGTTATTACCATCTTCGAGATCAAAAGAGCAGAGGTACACACAcctatgttttatttttctctttttccatGACCTTGTATCTCAGCCTAGGTAGTGAAATCTGATCTCTTATTTGTTATAGATTCCTTCTTTCATCGAGAGGGAGCACGAGTTTCGGTTCTTAGCTGTAAGATTCCATATGGAATGTCAACCTCAATTTCATTATACGTTTCCCTCATCCTTATTTTAAACAGCAATGTTTGTTTGTGCAGGTTGCTCCTCAAACCCTAGATGAGAAGCCATTAATCCTTCCAGCGGTACATGATACTGAAAATGTTGTTTATATGCATTTGATGTTATCAGTTTCTTTTACTTTCcctttatattattcatttctttTCAGGTTCTTTGTGCAAGATATACTGATGAGGAATATTTTCAGAATAGGTGCAAAGGTTGGTACTCTTTCTGCTTCTGCTGCTTTTTGACTACTCAAATCTTATTAACTTGTTGACTAAATCACATCTTTAATTAGTCCCAACATTCTAATAACGCATAAGCATAAATCCAATGAGGTAACTATGAGTTTCTATGAATAAGAGAAATAGAATGTATATTGAATTACAGAAGAATGATCTGCATCTATTCATAGAAAAAGTAACTAATGTGCGGTTTCCACTGCTCACAATCGCACCCACTAACTCTACAACTCTTATATTATATTGGGTAATATTTGGTAATTCTATACTCCCCTTCAAATTGGATGGTACAGATTGTATATTCCTAACATGTTACACATGTCATCTAATATTATCTTTGGTAGAGCTTTGGTTAGTATATATGTAACTTGAGATCTTGATGGAATGTGAAAGAGTTCCACTATTCCATTATCAACTTTCTTATGGACTAAGTGTTTGTCAATCTCGATGTGGTGTTTGGTTCTATCACGATGAACCAGATTCTTGGCAATATTAATGGCGGTATGTTAttccctcttctagcctagcggcaacaagaggtggatatcccagCTTCcttgaggtcctgggttcgagctcATCAGGTGACAAGTTCTGtgtctggttaaatggttaagtgtgtttgcgggttatatACTTAACCCGCGAGTCGCACTTCAAAACAGATGCagaacccagcgttctcaaaaaaaaatgcAGTATGTTGTCGCAATAAAGTTTGATAGTCTTGTCATCGATGATTCCAAGTTCCTTAAGGACTCTATGCCATCGATGATTTCAAGTTCCTTAAGGACTCTATGGGCCCATGCACCTTCACATAAATTGAGAGTGAGGACTCATAGATCATCTCCAACACTGCTTGAAACTTTAAGTTGCTTCTTACTTGTCTATGTGACCAGGTTACCAAACATAGGCCCAATATGCTAAAGTAAATCTTGACATCTCTAGCCCAATATGCATAATAATATACTAGAACTTCTTGATTTTCATTCTCTTGAAACAATAAGTCTTTGCCTAGAGCCCCCTTGATGCATCTTTTGATTCCGTAACCTGCATTCATGTGTATTTGAGTAGGGAAGTCGAATTTACTTACAACTCTCACCAGAAAGCCAATATTTGGTCGGGTGTGAAAGTGATATACAAGGTCATTAGTTTCTCCCTTTATGAAGTAATATGTCATCCTTTTTTGATGCAATCTTGTTACAAGGGTCCATTGAAGTGTCAATCGATTTTCAACCGAGCATTCATGTTTCCTGTAACAAGTTTGGTGAATATTTGCGTTGAGACAAAATATGTCTGCCTATCTTTGATCGTGCCAATTCCATCTCGTGGAAAACTTACAATGTCCGAGATCTTTTGTGTCAAAATTCAAAATCTCACATGTTTCCTTCAACAAGTCTAGTTCATGAATTCTTTGTCATTGTCCCTTGTCAGAATTTTGTCATCAACATACGCAATGAGAATATCAGTTCTCTTCTTGCTTGAAGTCTTTATGAACATTGTGTAATCGACTTGACTTTGAGAATATTCAAACATTGTAACTGACTTTGTAAATTTGTTGAACCAAACTTGTGGAGATTGGTTGAGTTTCGTGGTCCGTGAATATCGAGGCAGAAACAACCATTTGAAGAGGAAGAGAACAATTGCTGACCTGTTCGAGATATTCTTGTCAGAGGATATGGTCTGATACCACATGAGTTTCTATGATGAAGATAAATTTTGTATACATGATTTACATTCTTATACATAGAAAATAATAACTAACTGGTGGTTCCTCTCCTACAACCGCACTCACTAACTCTATCACTCTTATGTTATATTGGGTAATATTCAGTAATTTTACAGTAACTGATTCAATTGGTGTATTAGCTTTATGAGTGAAACACTTTTGTATCAGGATTctgatgaaagaaaaaaaagaataaagaaggaaaaaaagGATGTTTATCCAAATACCTTTGATATGAAAGGTGTAGTTGACTGGGATACACAAACAGTTGTGTAAGCTTCCCTCCGATGCTCTAATCTTtcattattatgaaatttgtaCAGTTTGTAGATAGCTTTGCGACAAAATCTTTCTGCCCTTGTCAAGCCCAATCAACCACTGTCTCCGGCTAGAAGAGCAAATTATATTGTCGTTGCCTTTTGTTTTAGCCATTTAGGCATATATGAATTTGGATATGGGCTATAATAAGTTTGTATATACTCTGTTTCCAAACCGAATCTCTTCAGGATCAATACCCAGAACTAAACTAGATAAACATATGAGATGGTATTTCTAAATGAATCCAATTCTCCTCGGTCTAAGactttgtttgatgtgggtatttgaataatcaagtgattatttgaaaaaataatttttttgatgtaagaattaattatttatgtaatatgatataaaatatttttagacaTGGTATGTGTGCTCTACCACTGAGCTATGAGTCTGCCTTAAATTTGTTATTACTATGGGTTATTTAGAGCTTCTCAGTTGCGCATACCTACTACAATTTTACCATCATTCTGCAGGAAGTCACGAGATCTATTTCAATCGATACGGTAGACATAATATCGACAAGATTTGGCGTGATGATGTTTTACCTTGCCGCGTGTACCTCCGACATTGGTAATCACTTACTATTCTTCTTTATAATTAGATTATGACCCAATTTGAAAACAAATGGAAACTAAATTGGATCCCGATAGAGTGGGGTCTTTAGCGCTGAACATAAATAATAGTGGTACATTTTGTAATTCTGATTGATTTTGAGACATACATGATCAAAGACTGATGAtttaggttatttgaaataatgagaTCATTTTCAAATAGAATCTAGAATGTTAGTCGAATAACTTGTTCATCACTGTTGCAGTGTGTTGGCAGCAAAGAATCTTGGCAAAGAAGCCTACAACAACTTCTTAGACCACACATTCCTTGCCGATCGCGAAACAACAATTGGAGAGTACTTGAGAACGACGGGTGCAGGAATAATGGAAGAGGAACCTCCAGAATTGCTCAAGTTTCGCTATGGTGGATGATCCATGATTGTTAGTTAATTAGCATTAGCTTGTTGTCATTGCCAGCTAACAACACATTGCAGCAATACAAACTGTAAGTGTTATGTATCATCCcatgttaatttatttgaattaaattactaatatatGCTTAAGGATAATTTGATATATTCGTGGATAATTTGAAAAGATTGATTGATTTTTATGAGTGTTTTGTCGTCTCTCGGGAAGTCAATAAAGGTGACGAACAAGTCTGCATTTTAGTGTAAAAAGTGGTGGATTATGCTTGGCAAAATTTCGGGGTTTCACCAACTCAAGCTTACCCCGAAAAATTGGGTATTAAGGTGACCAAAGGTACTTGATTCAGACCCGATTAATTATAAGGAACCAATTTCCTTGGAGGATCCAgttgtttataaatttgaattgaattttaaaaatgactcGTTTGTTTTATAACGTCGAGTCTTCATCGACAATGAGAACGCCATACCTTTCTCAATTATTTACGAGTAATAACGTCCAACTCCTCGtattttcaaatttcataaaatgttgataaattaagttgatattatttttcaaactaaaaaattgGATTGACAATTACAAAGATAAGACaagaattgtaaaaataaaattgaattataaagatagaatatgtattttattttatgtaatgtattttttataatatttatttaaattacttaatttaatatgtttagttttaattatatatattatatttataaaattaaataaaaataaaatatatgttgataAATTAAGTTGATATGggaaattggatgaaatgaccctaCAAATAAGGGAAATTGCATCCGTGGTAATGTTTACTAATTTTTGATCTGAtgaccacttattttttttttgacgattttacccttttcgcgttacgcgaagggactccgcgtttcgcgaagtgaaacggtattgatatatatactcaaatttcttcatttctctcattttctttctctctcctccttTCTTTCCTCCGGATTTTGTCGCCGGCGGCGTAAACTCCGGCGACATCGACTATTATGAATGAAATCTACAAGATAAGAAACCTAATCCCCGAatctatgtttatataacaGATTTACGTTCTTATTTGTAATTcttaatgaaaccctaaccctaaatatgttctttttggtgatatttgttcattttgaatcatatttgttcatattgggttatatttgttcatatatgttcatatttgttcatatattggtttattagttcatattggttcatcttattgattgttcttttggctgtgatgatatttgcagatgatatcgtttctgctagttacttaacgaagcgttaagtacttaacgaagcgttaagtacttaacgaagcgttatgtacttaacgcttcgttaagtacttaacgcttcgctaagtacttaacgcttcgttaagtacttaacgcttcggcACGCGCGCGTAGGAAGACGAAGAGGCGCGCGTATATGCACGCGCcataccatatattttaaaaaataaaacatttggaCATTCATTTCTTTCCCTCTTCTATCCTCTCGATTCCTCTCTCTCTACAACCGTCTCACTGAAGAACACATTGACAAGGCCGATCTTCCCGTCCCCCTCGTGTCCTCCCTCTCTATCATTTATTCCCCATAAATCTCAGgttagttttattttggttgttgcatgtctttttttggttatgggttttcatatttgcatgtttagttttagggttttggctgtttcagtttatttggttaggtttagcgtttaatgtttgtttctggttattgattattgcattatatttgcatgtttgtttctggttgttggttattgtttctggtttagggctaagtacttaacgcttcgttaagtacttaacgcttcgctaagtacttaacgcttcgttaagtacttaacgcttcgttaagtacttaacgcttcgttaagtacttaacgtttgATGTGGTCTATGTATATGatcttacatttttgttgttgttccttttgtagatggcagaaaccacCGTTCCTGATTTCCCTGGACGTATTTCTTGGAAAAGCGCCCTCTGCCTTAAGAAGATTGTAACGAAGtttgaggaaatggatcttgtgGAGAAGGTGTACAATACCCAATTCCGATATATAGTCTCTGCGCCAGtgttgcagttctcaggaactattgtacatcacatgttgcttaggagggtaacctcaacctccaaggagattactttcaatatcaatgggcaagaacttgtgtttggtatgaaagagtacgccttggtgacgggcctaaacttcggaaggtttcctgaggtgaacgaagaagaatgtcgaggttgtccacctctgttggtaaaatattttaaagggaagtcgagtgtagtaatgcaagacttggagactgcttttttgagatgtagagataaggaagatgcctggaagatggggctggtatgcttGATTTGCCTGTACCTATtttcatttgacccaaggagggtggtatttgccaaaatcctccacatggtcgaagacgaggaaagtttcctccgatttccttgggggaaagtgacctttagagccaccctcaagggtttgaacaagaacatgaGACATCTCAGTCACACatattataagaagaagaagaagagtactactgatccttatgctccttttgcttataacatttatgggtttgcactggcatttcaagtgtggacatatgaggtcatcaaaggttttgttcctaaatttgctagaaagaatgagcttaatgatcctctacgcccaaggttgttagtctatcattccaacaggaagaaCACCTTGATCGAGATAAAGACTGTCCTGGAGACAACGGatctgactgagatggaagagtcctccatggagaagaggttatacagtggtgaggactttgaacaaatagatgagtcaactgatgaattttttgagggatttacagaagggaagttagtgaaggaggattatgatgatgaagaggaggGAAGTGAACCTGAGGATGAACATGAAGATCCTACTTCCAAACCAAACACCCGGAAGAGAAAGGCTGCGCTTAATCTCAAAGAAGCAGTAAacctgaagaggaagcttgcttatgaatctaGTCCTGCCAACATTCCTAGCCCCCCATCCGCTACTACTCCTGGATTACCTCCAACATcttctgttggatgtaaatgtgaagAGCTGAAAGAGGAGGTAAAAGCGCTGAAGGAGGAGCTCATCAAAGAGGTGAAGGAGGAGCTCAAAGAGATGAAAACAGCTTACGAAGAAACTCAAACAAATCACAAGGCTTATATGAAAAAGTTGGTTGTTAGTATGTGCGAACAGTTATTAGCCAAATCCAACCAAAGGATGGCCACTTTAATTGTGAAATTAGATAGTATGGAggaggagaggaagaagaagaaaaagaagagcaaATTGGAAAAGAAGGCCAAGACTGAGGTAAGATGAAGATACTtatcgcttcgttaagtacttatcgcttcgttaagtacttaacgcttcgttaagtacttaacgcttcgttaagtacttaacgcttcgctaagtacttaacgaagcgataagtacttaacgaagcgataagtacttaacgcttcgttaagtacttaacgcttcgttaagtacttaacgcttcgttaagtacttaacgcttcgttaagtacttaacgcttcgttaagtacttatcttttgttgttcttaactgaccacactgttgttttatttttgcaggaagggaatgtggaggagatgaagacgaatgaCATGGAAATGAaagatgggaaggtggaggaggagagtgagaaggtggaggatatgatgacgaatgagatggagatgaaggatgggaaggtggaggaggagagtgtgaaggtggaggataaaacTGAGGTAAGATTTGATTAGCGAAGTCTAAtgtttcgggaagtaaacgTTAACCACACTGTTATTCTATTTTTGCAGGATAGGAAGGCGGAGGATAGTGTGATGAAGGTGGACGAGACTGAGAATAGTAATgagaaggtggatggtggggagattgagaAGGTTGAGAAGGTGGAGAAGGTTGAGATTCAGACTGATGTAAATGTGGATGGTGGTGAGACTGAGaatgatgtgaaggtggatggtggtgagaCTGAGAATGATgtaaaggtggatggtggggagattgagaAGGTTGAGAAGGTGGAGAAGGTTGAGATTCAGACTGATgtaaaggtggatggtggggagatgttGCTCTACGATATGATGCAAGAAATAATTGACAAAAAGAAGGATaaggtcaaggttgagaaggttgagaagacagccaaggttgagaagaaagccAAGGTTGGGAAGGTTAAACTCAAGGTCGGGAAGGTTGAGAAGACagtcaaggttgagaaggatGCCACGGATGGGAAGGATGAGAACGATGGGAAGGATGGGAAGGATTCGAGGGATGGGAATGATgagaacgatgatgatgatttccaattatacaacactccacctaaaggagtagttcccaaaaaaagagtgaggaagcagaagaaagatgaagactacaccaacccttctttgtcaaaacagCCAAAGACGAATGATCCAATAACTAtcaatccccttcaaaaatttgatgatgagttgttgGTTCAATTACAGAATTGGTTGAAAGATGAAGCTACCAATGATGAGACAAAGACTGTGTTTACTTGCGAAGCACGAAAGAAGttgtttgttagagttctaacaaagtccacatggcttaaagatcctGTAAGTCttgcatttcatattaattcttTAAGTTATGAATAAGGTTTTTGATATATGCTGCCTTTTCCCCCATTTTGTAGGAAATCGACGCAGTCTGCCACTTGTTGCGCAAAAGGATTGAGCaatatcccaagacatataaacatTGCAAAGTATCAATAGGGGATTGCTTATTAGCAGATATGATGAGGCGAGAGTATCCGAACTATAAAAAAGATCCTGACAAATTTCCAATAGCAGACGTATTTTCTCAGTACTTCTGGGGAGCGCCTCATAGACATATGCCAGAATGGCCAGTAGTAGACGATATTTACGTGCCTTTGAACATTGGCAACAAGCATTGGGTACTGTGCGTGGTTCGTGTACAAGATAATCACATTGACGTTTATGACTGCGACTCGAGTATTTATAGGAATCTCGATCCATACATGAGACCTTTGTGTGAGATGTTCCCACGAATATATGCAATGGGAGCCAGTGATGCTGAGCTAAAACGGTatcctaatttcaatttccagaAACTGACATATAAAAGGTTGCCACACCCAGCCAAAAATGCAGTCGCCAAATATGGGGAAGTACCTAGAGCAGATGAAAGTGGGGATTGTGGTGTATTTATGCTTATGCACATGGAATACTTGACTGCTGGTTTAGGTGTAGAGAATGTGACTTCCAATGAAATGGAGTTTTTTCGACAAAAGATGGCGGtccggttatttcatcaaattacagaaccttagtttgtattgtaatcgtttattgatttttggatAGAACTTGACTTGTGCTTATGTATTCTGAACTTGTATTACTTTTTGGGTAGAACTTCAACTTAAGTTacatttaatgttaaaatatttgtagtttTAATGTAGTCTGGTTGGTTGGTATTATGATATTTACATACCAAAGAATTGAACATATAAATCAATGTATCAAGTAACTAACTTAAACTCACTGAAACCAAGTTTTACTTAACGAAgcacttaacgaagcgttaagcacttaacgaagcgttaagtacttaacgaagcgttaagcacttaacgaagcgttaagcacttaacgaagcgttaagcacttaacgaagcgttaagcacttaacgaagcgttaagtactccTTCAGTACACAGATAAACTAGATACAACATACAgattacaacttatccgattacaacttatccgagtacaacttatccgagtacaacttatccgattAAAACTTATCCGAGTAGaacttatccgagtacaacttatccgagtacaacttatccgagtacataatacaacttatacaaaacacttatacaacttatcccaatcaatctaaaggctcatattgttgagatgatggctcgtgcTGTTGAGAAGAAGAGTCATgatgcttagatgatgatgcttttgcagtagatggagcaggcatgactgctttgcatgtggccctattatgtcctagtccaccacatgagctgcatcgtctcggagCCTTACGTACCTCACCTtgagatgacctacgctttgtttgtgggcgccctttcttaaccttgacaggtggttttagacatacgcgttccttgatcatttcgggaatatcccaatcgtcttcatcaccagcagggtaacatgtctccgcatatgcattcatccaagattcagttgtgtaatatctgtaagaatggaaaataaaacgattaaacaattggttaaattgattgaacatgtgagctgaataataccttgaacaaaagtcataacaaaccaaattgcggtgacgggcagcagccattgcatgagtacaaggaagaccagaaacttcaaataccctacaagtgcagttcatgtctttcaaattgactttaaaatgagactcattgtcatgcacataaaactcgaatcggttaagcgatgatactgtatagaatctagccttctcgaatccctcacgtaaccacttttcatatgttggagataacacttctcggtggttggacgctctttctcttctctcattaaaccaaccttgtattgtcaatcttaaatactcggccattgaggaaatggggtactttctggcttccctgctctgactattaaaactctc includes:
- the LOC124941830 gene encoding uncharacterized protein LOC124941830 isoform X1, which produces MSLRASLPRTSGTPPFAGSQQQQQQHRSRRLSFGSVSFATTFAKPHFLHRYLPNNSDHHLRRSSAIFMSSEDGKHISSQPFELQNEFDFEKIVDSNGYLSICGFGSLLSERSARSTFPDLINFRVARLSGFRRVFAHVAPIFFERGIAIPETKEISSLSVEQCDGETLVITIFEIKRAEIPSFIEREHEFRFLAVAPQTLDEKPLILPAVLCARYTDEEYFQNRCKGSHEIYFNRYGRHNIDKIWRDDVLPCRVYLRHCVLAAKNLGKEAYNNFLDHTFLADRETTIGEYLRTTGAGIMEEEPPELLKFRYGG
- the LOC124941830 gene encoding uncharacterized protein LOC124941830 isoform X2, with product MRFWFSTVCARSTFPDLINFRVARLSGFRRVFAHVAPIFFERGIAIPETKEISSLSVEQCDGETLVITIFEIKRAEIPSFIEREHEFRFLAVAPQTLDEKPLILPAVLCARYTDEEYFQNRCKGSHEIYFNRYGRHNIDKIWRDDVLPCRVYLRHCVLAAKNLGKEAYNNFLDHTFLADRETTIGEYLRTTGAGIMEEEPPELLKFRYGG
- the LOC124943461 gene encoding uncharacterized protein PF3D7_1120000-like, which translates into the protein MTLQIREIASVMAETTVPDFPGRISWKSALCLKKIVTKFEEMDLVEKVYNTQFRYIVSAPVLQFSGTIEDYDDEEEGSEPEDEHEDPTSKPNTRKRKAALNLKEAVNLKRKLAYESSPANIPSPPSATTPGLPPTSSVGCKCEELKEEVKALKEELIKEVKEELKEMKTAYEETQTNHKAYMKKLVVSMCEQLLAKSNQRMATLIVKLDSMEEERKKKKKKSKLEKKAKTEDRKAEDSVMKVDETENSNEKVDGGEIEKVEKVEKVEIQTDVNVDGGETENDVKVDGGETENDVKVDGGEIEKVEKVEKVEIQTDVKVDGGEMLLYDMMQEIIDKKKDKVKVEKNWLKDEATNDETKTVFTCEARKKLFVRVLTKSTWLKDPEIDAVCHLLRKRIEQYPKTYKHCKVSIGDCLLADMMRREYPNYKKDPDKFPIADVFSQYFWGAPHRHMPEWPVVDDIYVPLNIGNKHWVLCVVRVQDNHIDVYDCDSSIYRNLDPYMRPLCEMFPRIYAMGASDAELKRYPNFNFQKLTYKRLPHPAKNAVAKYGEVPRADESGDCGVFMLMHMEYLTAGLGVENVTSNEMEFFRQKMAVRTST